The Monomorium pharaonis isolate MP-MQ-018 chromosome 5, ASM1337386v2, whole genome shotgun sequence genome includes a window with the following:
- the LOC114254938 gene encoding cytochrome P450 4C1, whose protein sequence is MDFISLALCTLCVIVIYAVSSIVYHEYVLRQKLKNIPQTGGYPFIGLTFEQIRLSEYERIIWLIKFMEKSKEGIFVQWVGRTPFVVVYKPEYLEVILSSTVNITKGIPYNILKEWLGNGLLTSTGKQWFHDRKLIGPTFHFSILDQFAVVLSEKAEILTKCIERKIEKDSGKAFDIFPLIVNVALDIICETAMGVNLHAQKTTTTYASATQIASKSIIDRVLQPWYWINSLYYLMPAGKRFKSALDALHGFTTEVISKRKAERRLQNNLTLEVENENDEFDIGNRKRKAFLDLLLDQNAKDNAPLTDNELRAQVDTFMFAGYDTTAVAMTWTLFLLGNNLEHQEKVHEELEEIFGDSEKPASVKELSQLKYLDRVIKETLRIFPSVLTLTRELEEDVKLDKYTIPKGVNVAVSIILAHRNSEIWPEPTKFDPDRFLPENSKHRNPYAYVPFSAGPRNCLGQKFALLEGKIVLTAIFRKWKVKSVKTMDAVQYGSSFILRPIEELPMYFTPKK, encoded by the exons ATGGACTTCATTTCTTTGGCACTATGTACTCTTTGCGTTATTGTGATTTACGCAGTTTCGTCGATAGTGTATCATGAGTATGTTCTTCGAcagaaacttaaaaatattcccCAAACCGGCGGATATCCTTTTATTGGATTGACATTTGAGCAAATAAGACTGTCGGAGTATG aaCGCATAATATGGTTGATAAAGTTTATGGAGAAGTCTAAAGAAGGAATATTCGTACAGTGGGTTGGAAGAACACCTTTTGTTGTCGTGTACAAACCAGAATATTTAGAG GTTATTCTTTCAAGCACCGTAAATATCACAAAAGGGATtccttataatattttaaaagaatggTTGGGCAACGGACTTTTGACTTCTACAG GAAAACAATGGTTCCACGATAGAAAACTCATTGGGCCAACGTTTCATTTTAGTATATTGGATCAATTTGCAGTGGTGCTTTCTGAAAAAGCAGAGATCTTGACAAAGTGtatcgaaagaaaaatagagaaagattCTGGGAAAGCCTTCGATATCTTTCCCCTTATTGTCAATGTTGCTCTTGATATTATCTGCG aaaCAGCAATGGGTGTAAACTTACATGCTCAAAAAACCACAACCACATATGCATCAGCAACACAAAT aGCATCCAAGTCAATAATAGACCGAGTACTTCAACCGTGGTACTGGATTAATTCgttgtattatttaatgcCTGCAGGGAAGAGGTTCAAATCAGCCCTTGATGCATTGCATGGATTTACAACAGAG GTGATAAGTAAGAGAAAGGCTGAACGACGATTGCAAAACAATCTTACATTAGAAGTTGAAAATGAGAATGATGAATTTGATATag GTAATCGGAAAAGGAAAGCGTTCctagatttattattagatcAGAATGCGAAAGATAACGCTCCCTTGACAGATAATGAATTGAGAGCGCAAGTTGACACGTTCATGTTTGCG gGATACGACACAACTGCAGTTGCGATGACTTGGACACTTTTTTTGTTGGGTAATAATCTCGAGCATCAGGAGAAAGTTCACGAAGAACTCGAAGAGATTTTCGGAGATTCGGAAAAACCAGCCAGTGTGAAGGAGTTGTcgcaattaaaatatctcgACAGAGTTATAAAGGAAACGCTTCGCATTTTTCCAAGTGTACTTACACTCACGAGAGAACTGGAAGAAGATGTAAAATTGG ataaatatacgATTCCGAAAGGTGTCAATGTCGCAGTGTCAATTATATTGGCACATCGAAACTCGGAGATTTGGCCTGAGCCAACGAAATTTGATCCAGATCGCTTTCTTCCAGAAAATTCAAAGCATAGGAATCCATACGCCTACGTTCCGTTCAGCGCTGGACCGAGAAATTGCTTAGGCCAGAAATTCGCTCTACTCGAAGGGAAAATCGTGCTGACTGCAATTTTCAGAAAGTGGAAGGTGAAAAGCGTGAAAACGATGGACGCGGTTCAGTACGGCAGCTCTTTTATTTTGCGACCAATTGAAGAATTACCCATGTATTTCACGCCGAAGAAATGA
- the LOC105839490 gene encoding uncharacterized protein LOC105839490: MDFIFLILCTICIIAIFAVSRFSIIYHKYVLREKLKHIPHTGGYPFIGVTIELIKLSHYEHMKWFLRFMEETQKGLFVHWVASTPFVNVYKPEYLEVILSNTVNITKGIPYNILKEWLGNGLLTSTGKQWFHDRKLIGPTFHYSILDQFAVVISEKAEILTKCLERKIDEDPEKAFDIFPLVVNATLDIICETAMGVDIHAQEVTTKYASAVHEASHSIIERVIRPWYWINSLYYLLPSGKQFKSALDTMHGFTTEVISKRQAERQLQSCHTSEIENEDHEFNIGNRKRKAFLDLLLDLNAKDDAPLTDDELRAQVDTFMFEGHDTTGVAITWALFLLGNNLDHQEKVHEELKEVFKDSEKPASLQELSQLKYLDRVIKESLRIFPSVPLISRKLTEDIKLDKYTIPKDVYVILPLMMTHRNSKIWPDPIKFDPDRFLPENSKHRHPYAFVPFSAGPRNCIGQKFALLEEKIVLTAILRKWKVKSVKTVDAIQCGGSIILRPNEEVPMHFTPKKITRMDFIFLVVFTLCIIVIFAVSSIVHRQYVLRQKLKHIPQTGGYPFIGMKFEIMKLSHYERMKWFLRFMEDTQGGLFVQWLGSTPFINVYKPEYLEVILSSTVNITKGIPYDIVAEWLGNGLLTSTGKQWFHDRKLIGPTFHYSILDQFAVVLFEKAEILTKCLERKIDEDPEKAFDIFPLVVNATLDIICETAMGVDIHAQEVTTQYASAVHEASHLIIERVLRPWYWINSLYYLMPSGKQFKSALDIMHRFTTKVISKRKAERQLQNCHTSETENEDHEFNIGNRKRKAFLDLLLDQNAKDDAPLTDDELRAQVDTFMFEGHDTTAVAITWALFLLGNNLEHQEKVHEELKEVFGDSEKPASLKELSQLNYLDRVIKETLRIFPSVPLISRKLTEDIKLDKYTIPKDSTVVLGLMLTHRNSKIWPDPIKFDPDRFLPENSKHRHPYAYVPFSAGPRNCIGQKFALLEEKIVLIAILRKWRVKSVKTVDAIQYGGSLILQPNEEVSMHFTSKK; this comes from the exons ATGGATTTCATCTTTTTGATATTATGCACTATTTGCATTATTGCGATTTTCGCAGTTTCGCGATTTTCGATAATTTATCATAAGTATGTTCTTCGAGAAAAACTTAAACATATTCCTCACACCGGCGGATATCCTTTTATTGGAGTAACAATTGAGCTGATAAAACTATCACATTATG AACATATGAAATGGTTTCTGAGATTTATGGAGGAGACTCAAAAAGGATTATTCGTACATTGGGTTGCGAGCACGCCTTTTGTTAACGTGTATAAACCAGAATATTTAGAG GTTATTCTTTCGAACACCGTAAATATCACAAAAGGGATtccttataatattttaaaagaatggTTGGGCAACGGACTTTTGACTTCTACAG GGAAACAGTGGTTCCACGATAGAAAACTCATTGGACCAACGTTTCATTATAGTATATTAGATCAATTTGCTGTGGTTATCTCTGAAAAAGCAGAGATCTTAACAAAATGTctcgaaagaaaaatagacGAAGATCCTGAGAAAGCCTTTGATATTTTTCCACTTGTTGTCAATGCTACTCTTGATATTATCTGCg AAACAGCAATGGGTGTGGACATACATGCTCAAGAAGTCACAACCAAATATGCATCAGCAGTACATGA agcatcccactcaataatagaACGAGTAATTCGACCATGGTACTGGATTAATTCATTATACTATTTACTGCCTTCAGGGAAGCAGTTTAAATCAGCACTTGATACAATGCATGGATTTACAACAGAG gtGATAAGTAAGAGACAAGCTGAACGACAATTGCAAAGCTGTCATACATCGGAAATTGAAAATGAGGACCACGAATTTAATATAG gtAACCGGAAAAGGAAAGCGTTCctagatttattattagatctgAATGCGAAAGACGACGCTCCCTTGACCGATGATGAGTTAAGAGCGCAAGTTGACACGTTCATGTTTGAG GGACACGACACAACTGGGGTCGCGATAACTTGGGCTCTTTTTCTCTTGGGCAATAATCTCGACCATCAGGAAAAAGTTCACGAAGAACTCAAAGAGGTTTTCAAAGATTCTGAAAAACCAGCTAGTTTACAGGAGTTGTCGCAGTTAAAGTATCTCGACAGAGTCATAAAAGAGTCTCTCCGCATTTTTCCGAGTGTACCTTTAATTTCGAGGAAACTCACAGAAGATATAAAATTGG ataaatatacgATTCCAAAAGATGTCTATGTTATATTACCACTTATGATGACACATCGAAACTCGAAGATTTGGCCGGATCCAATAAAGTTTGATCCGGATCGCTTTCTTCCGGAAAATTCGAAGCATAGGCACCCATACGCCTTCGTTCCGTTCAGTGCTGGACCGAGAAACTGTATAGGCCAGAAATTCGCCCTACTCGAAGAGAAAATCGTGTTGACTGCTATTCTCAGAAAGTGGAAAGTGAAGAGCGTGAAAACGGTTGACGCGATTCAGTGTGGCGGCTCTATCATTTTGCGACCAAATGAAGAAGTACCCATGCATTTCACGCCAAAGAAA ATTACGAGAATGGATTTCATCTTTTTGGTAGTATTTACTCTTtgcattattgtaattttcgCAGTTTCGTCAATAGTACATCGTCAGTATGTTCTTCGACAAAAACTTAAACATATTCCCCAAACCGGCGGATATCCTTTTATTGGAATGAAATTTGAGATAATGAAATTATCTCATTATG AACGCATGAAATGGTTTCTAAGGTTTATGGAGGATACTCAAGGAGGATTATTCGTACAATGGCTTGGAAGCACGCCTTTTATTAACGTGTATAAACCAGAATATTTAGAG GTTATTCTTTCGAGCACCGTAAATATCACAAAAGGGATACCTTATGACATTGTGGCAGAATGGTTGGGCAACGGACTTTTGACTTCTACAG GAAAACAATGGTTCCACGATAGAAAACTCATTGGGCCAACGTTTCATTATAGTATATTGGATCAATTTGCTGTGGTTCTCTTTGAAAAAGCAGAGATCTTAACAAAATGTctcgaaagaaaaatagacGAAGATCCTGAGAAAGCCTTTGATATTTTTCCACTTGTTGTCAATGCTACTCTTGATATTATCTGCG AAACAGCAATGGGTGTGGACATACATGCTCAAGAAGTCACAACCCAATATGCATCAGCAGTACATGA AGCATCCCACTTAATAATAGAACGAGTACTTCGACCATGGTACTGGATTAATTCATTGTACTATTTAATGCCTTCAGGGAAGCAGTTTAAATCAGCCCTTGATATAATGCATAGGTTTACGACAAAG gtGATAAGTAAGAGAAAAGCTGAACGACAATTGCAAAACTGTCATACATCGGAGACTGAAAATGAGGACCATGAATTTAATATAG gtAACCGGAAAAGGAAAGCGTTCCTAGACTTATTATTAGATCAGAATGCGAAAGACGACGCTCCCTTGACCGATGATGAGTTAAGAGCGCAAGTTGACACGTTCATGTTTGAG GGACACGACACAACTGCGGTCGCGATAACTTGGGCTCTTTTTCTGTTGGGCAATAATCTCGAGCATCAGGAAAAGGTTCACGAAGAACTCAAAGAGGTTTTCGGAGATTCGGAAAAACCAGCCAGTTTAAAGGAGTTGTCGCAATTAAATTATCTCGACAGAGTCATAAAAGAGACTCTCCGCATTTTTCCGAGTGTACCTTTAATTTCGAGGAAACTCACAGAAGATATAAAATTGG ataaatatacgATTCCAAAAGATAGCACTGTTGTATTAGGACTTATGTTGACACATCGAAACTCGAAGATTTGGCCGGATCCAATAAAGTTTGATCCAGATCGCTTCCTTCCGGAAAACTCGAAGCATAGGCATCCGTACGCCTACGTTCCGTTCAGCGCTGGACCGAGAAACTGTATAGGCCAGAAATTCGCCCTActcgaagaaaaaattgtgttgATTGCTATTCTCAGAAAATGGAGGGTGAAAAGCGTGAAAACGGTTGATGCGATTCAATATGGTGGTTCTCTCATTTTGCAACCAAATGAAGAAGTATCCATGCATTTCACGTCGAAAAAATGA